GATACGCGCTTTTTTCGAGGCCCGGAATTATCTGGAAGTTGAAACGCCTTATCTCGTGCCCAATCCGGGTGAGGAAGTGCATCTGAAATGTTTCGGCACATCTCTGATGACGCCGGACGGGCAGATCCTGCCGAGATACCTCCATACAAGCCCTGAATTTGCGATGAAACGCCTCATGGCGGAACTGAAATCCCCGCTCTTCCAACTGGCGCGTGTCTGGCGCAATGGGGAGCAGAGCGCGACCCATCTGCCGGAATTCACCATGCTGGAATGGTATCGGCCTCATGCGTCCCTTTCCGATCTGATGGATGAGACAGAGGCGCTCATACGCTGTACCTGCCCACCCATATTCTCCTATCATGGTCACGAAATCGATCTCACAGCGCCATTTGAGAGAATGACGGTGAATGAGGCATTTCAGCGTTATATCGGGGTCGATCTCCTGACGATCGGTGAGGCGGCGCCGGCGCTTGCCCACGCGGCGGGCACTTCTCTAAGGGCAGGTGAAAGCTGGGAGGATCTGTTTTTCCGCCTCATGCTGGAGCGTATTGAGCCGCAGATCGGGCGGACGCGGCCTTGTTTCCTTACGCATTGGCCCGTGGCCCAGGCCGCTCTGGCCCGCCGTGACCCTGCGGATGATCGTGTTGCCCTGCGCTTCGAGCTTTATCTGGCGGGCATTGAACTCGCCAACGCTTTTGAGGAACTGACTGATGCGGTTGAGCAGCGGTCGCGCTTCGAGCGTGATCGTGCGCGTCGCATGGTATTGACGCCGGATCAGGATTGGCCCCTCGACGAAGCATTTCTGGCCGCCCTCCCGGATATGCCGCCTTGCAGCGGTATCGCTTTGGGTGTGGATCGACTCGTCATGCTGGCTGCTTCCACGACAGAGATTGCAAATATCCGTTGGATTGAATAACGTGATGGCCAGTGTCGTGTGTTGTGAAACGCCTTGCGCAGGGTTTGCCGAGACGCGCGTTTCATCGTGATACGACAACAAAGATGGTGGCATTCTGATGCGATTGTTACGATTTCTGCCGGTCATCGGGGTGTTAGCCCTCTCAGCCTGCGCGACGCCCACATTGCAGCAACGTAAAGTTCTCGATTCCATGATCGGCAAATCCGATGTGGATGTCGTCCGGGCCTTCGGTGTGCCTTCCCGAAGCTTTGAGGCGGGTGGCCGCGTCTTCCTCGCTTATATTAATAATCAGACGGATTACACGCCCGGAAGTGGCGGTTGGGGCTGGGGTTTCGGCGGCGGCCCCTGGGCTGGCGGATGGGGTGGCCCGTGGGGCGGCGGCCCTTGGGGTGGTGGCTGGGGTGGTATGTATGTGCCGCCGACAGCTTATAACGTGTCCTGTCAGACCACCTTTGAGCTGCTCAAAGGGCGTGTTGTCGATTGGACGATGCGAGGTGACGGTTGCTAAAAAGCCCTTCGAGATATCCCGGCATGGTCCGTATCTTTCTCAGGCGTTTCACTGGCCTGCCGGGCCTCGGCGCCGTGCTGTTGACAGCGTGTTCCGGCACGTCGCACCTTTCTGACGGCAAAGTCAGCCCGCAACCGGCCCTCTCGCAGAAATCCGTCGTCACGACGAAAATCCTGCCGACAACCGACCCGGATGTGACATTCGCGCAGTTTCATCAGGAGAAGATCACATCTCCCATCGCCTATCACACCCCGCCCGTGTCCGCTTTCCGGGATCGTCCTTTCAAGGACACGCTCAGCACATCGCTCGAAGCTGCAGATTACATTTTTGCGTTGAAAAAAGCGGGTTGGTTTCCCCTATTGGGCGGTGACATTTCCCTGACAATTCTCGTGCCCTCCAATGAGGCGATGGAAGCGGATGCGCGTTTTGCGGACCAGTCGATTTTCCAGCCCGAACGTAAGGCGGCACTGCGTCAAGCGCTTGGTGGGACGATCCTGATCGGCACCTGGGACAAGTCGCATATCATGGCGGCCCTCAAACGTCATCGCGCCACGACGCTCGCGCTCCGCACGATCGACCATCGCTTCATTAATGTGTCGATGGACGCACAGACTCTTCAGCCGGTCTTTATCGGGGCAGGCGGGAAAGCCCTTATCCTCTGGGGTGACGCGACGGAACAGACAAATGGCGTGTTCTACATCGCAAAAAACCTTATCGACCCGGTATCCCCAACGCCGAAAGCTGGGCGCACAATGTTGCAAACGGCGCATTGAAATCGAGCCTTAACAGCAGGAAATCGACGCCGAGCCGGGTCAGTGCCTCAACCTCATTTGCCGTTTCAATGTTTTCGCAAACGAGCGGTAATTCCGTCATTTCCATCCACCAGGCGGCGAGGTCTGTCTGGTCGGCATTGATGGCAATATAGTCAGCGCCAGCCTCCCCGGCTTGCATGGCGGTGTCGCGACTTCCGCCACAGAAAACGCCAAGCTGCGTGTCAGCGGGGAGGCGCTTGCGTATCATATCAATCGGGCCGGATGCGTTGCTGATATGCACCCCGTCACATCCAAGCGCTGCAACCCCTTCAGGCCAATCTTTCAGCATGAGAGCGACATTATTTTGCAGGCAAGTCTCCCGAATAGCCTCAACCTGCTGTCGAATTTGCGCTTCACCGTCAAAATCGACGCAGAACGCTGCGGGTTGGTAACGGTCCAGAATGGACGTGAAGCACGTCAGGGCGTCGTGACTTGAGAATGGTAAGGTGGCGGCCAAATAGAGTTCCGTTTTCATAATGGCGTCATGCATGTGCAACATCCTTATTCTGCAGCGCCATGATCCAGATATCCCGATAAAAGGTGCTGTTGATAATGTTCCGGAAATTCGGGCTTCAACGTCAAAGCCGCGGGGCGATCTGACAGAATGTCAGCGCCGCATGTCTGCGCCAGTGCGGTGAGGGCGGCCCGTTGCGCGGCGTTTACCTGAAAAACCACGCCTGATTGCCCCCCCCGTAAGGAGGTCGCGGCCAGATTGGCCGAATCACCACAATCGATTACGGACGGAATATCGAGTCCTGAGACGACAGCATGCCACCAGGGGAAACCCATCAGGGCAGCGCAATCAACGGGGGAGATGAAAGTGATCTGCCGACCGCGCGCCCATTGCGCGGCACGTATTGCTGTCAGCCGGTCAGAAATTTCTATGAAACGACCATATGATTTCAATCGAAACCTACCCCCTTGACGCTTGAGGCCGAAAAAGCTTCCCTGTCTCGGTCATTATGTCGTGCACCGCGCCGCCGCATATGCATTGGAGAGCTGAGCCATGTCCGCAGACGATGATCCTCTAACCCGTTTGGAAGCTGCTATGCAACGTATCGCATATGCCATTGACCGGCGCGCAGCGACTGAACCTGCGCCCGAGCCGGTCGCCTCGGAGGAGAAAAGAAGCGTCGCCGCGCATATCGACCTCCTCATTGCACGCATTGATGACGTGCTTGATCGCTGCACATCCGAAGAAGAGGATCATTGATGGCTCAGGTCACAATTCAGCTCAACGGATATAATTACACAGTCAATTGTCAGGATGGTGAGGAAAATCACCTTCGCGCCATGGCAGCGCAGATTGAAAAACGCATTGACCGCGTGCGGGGCCTGGGCACGCAGGGCGGGGAGGTGCGCACGCTTGTTCTGGCGGCACTTCTGATGGCGGATGAGATCTTTGACTTATCCCAGGCCAAGCTTCCCGCAGGTGCAAATGAAGCGATCGCGCAGGCTGAGCATTTGTTGAGGGATGCAGAAATGCGCAATCAACGGTTAAAAATCCTGACGGAACGCGCAGAGTCCATTGCGGAGACTCTTGAACATCCCTAAATTACACATCGGGACTGCCTGGTGCGTCAGCCAATCTAACCCCTGGGCCGATAAGCACTTCCTAGGGAGCTGGCTCTGACGTGATCGTGGTCATGTTATCTGGCGCCCACCTGCGTGAGCAGGTCCGGGAGGGTTTGAAGGCGGACGGCTATGGTGGTTCCACCTCATGCGCGGGCTGACATCGCCGCGCAGAAATCGGCGCTGCGTGCGCAAATGGTGCGTCAACGCGGCACCGCGTCATTCTCTGATAATGAAAGTCAGAAATTAATCGAGCACCTCACCGCCTATCTCGAAACGCGGACGGAGTCGGTTATTGCCGGGACCTGGCCCTTGCCGGGCGAAATCGACATCCGGCCCGCATTGACGCTTTTGCGGGAAAGAGGCCGTCAAATCGTCCTTCCCGAGACAATGCCGCGTGGGCAGGCTTTGAAATTCAGGGAATGGACGGAAGCGACGCCCATGAAGACGGGGCGTTACGGCACTTCCTATCCGGAAAGCGCTTATCGGGATCCTGCGCTCATCCTTGTGCCCCTTCTGGCGTTCGATCAACGCCTCTACCGATTAGGGTATGGCGGCGGTTATTATGATCGAACCCTTGCCTCACTGAAGGTGCATGCTGTCGGTTTCGCCGCGTCATGGCAGGAGGTTGAGACCGTGCCGCGCGATGAGTTCGATATTCCGATGAATGTCATTGTGACGGAACGCGGCATTTTATCAGCTTTATAGAATTTTGAAGGGCAGGTTAGCGTGCGTATTCTTTTCCTCGGCGATATTGTCGGGCGATCGGGCCGGGATGTCGTAATGGCCAACGTTCCGCAACTAAAGGAAAAATGGGCGCTGGACGGCGTCATTGTGAATGGTGAAAACGCATCGCACGGTTTCGGCCTGTCGACGAAAATAGCGCGAGATCTTTTCACGGCGGGTGTGGATGTGATCACGTTGGGCAATCATGCGTGGGACCGCCGTGACCTCATGCGGGAAATCAGCCAATACCCGCAGATTGTGCGGCCGCTCAACTACCCTCCCGGCACGCCGGGGCAGGGCTTCCATATTTTTGAGACCGGACGCGGCAAGCGCATTCTTGTGGTTAATGTCATGGGGCGGCTTTTCATGAACCCACTTGATGACCCATTCCGTGCGATGGATGAGCTGCTGGCGAAATATCGCCTGATGGCCAATGTGCACGCCATCATCGTGGATATCCATGCTGAGACCACAAGTGAGAAGATGGCTTTCGGGCATCACCTTGATGGACGCGTGTCGCTCGTCGTCGGGACGCATACGCATGTGCCGACGGCAGATCACCGCATTTTATCGAAGGGCACGGCTTATCAGACGGATGCCGGTATGTGCGGGGATTATGACAGCGTCATCGGGATGATGAAGGCGGCCTCCCTTTCCCGATTCACGCGCGGCATATCGACGGAACGGTTGGAGCCGAGTTCAGGCGAGGGGAGTTTATGCGGCGTTTTAGTCACTTTGGATGACGCAACCGGGCTGGGTACCGGGGTTTTTCCCGTCCGTCTGGGTGGCACGCTGGAGAGCAGCATTCCACAAATCTGAAGAATCGTCATTTCTGTGATTGACAGTGTGTGAGAGGTTGCTTAGAAGGCGCTTCACCGCTGGGGCTTTCGGGTTTTAGTGGTTTGTTCTTTGACAATTTAATAGAGAGAAGAGAAGGGATATGTTGGCGGCGTTTTATTAGTCTGTTTGATATAGGCTAAGGAGCTGTTGGCGTATTTTTTTATTAAAACTACGACGTCGGTTTTTTT
This genomic stretch from Candidatus Kirkpatrickella diaphorinae harbors:
- the epmA gene encoding EF-P lysine aminoacylase EpmA, translated to MRSRPAVTDRLPLLRRRLLVIKAIRAFFEARNYLEVETPYLVPNPGEEVHLKCFGTSLMTPDGQILPRYLHTSPEFAMKRLMAELKSPLFQLARVWRNGEQSATHLPEFTMLEWYRPHASLSDLMDETEALIRCTCPPIFSYHGHEIDLTAPFERMTVNEAFQRYIGVDLLTIGEAAPALAHAAGTSLRAGESWEDLFFRLMLERIEPQIGRTRPCFLTHWPVAQAALARRDPADDRVALRFELYLAGIELANAFEELTDAVEQRSRFERDRARRMVLTPDQDWPLDEAFLAALPDMPPCSGIALGVDRLVMLAASTTEIANIRWIE
- a CDS encoding thiamine phosphate synthase produces the protein MHDAIMKTELYLAATLPFSSHDALTCFTSILDRYQPAAFCVDFDGEAQIRQQVEAIRETCLQNNVALMLKDWPEGVAALGCDGVHISNASGPIDMIRKRLPADTQLGVFCGGSRDTAMQAGEAGADYIAINADQTDLAAWWMEMTELPLVCENIETANEVEALTRLGVDFLLLRLDFNAPFATLCAQLSALGIPGR
- a CDS encoding cell division protein ZapA; this translates as MAQVTIQLNGYNYTVNCQDGEENHLRAMAAQIEKRIDRVRGLGTQGGEVRTLVLAALLMADEIFDLSQAKLPAGANEAIAQAEHLLRDAEMRNQRLKILTERAESIAETLEHP
- a CDS encoding 5-formyltetrahydrofolate cyclo-ligase, with the protein product MVVPPHARADIAAQKSALRAQMVRQRGTASFSDNESQKLIEHLTAYLETRTESVIAGTWPLPGEIDIRPALTLLRERGRQIVLPETMPRGQALKFREWTEATPMKTGRYGTSYPESAYRDPALILVPLLAFDQRLYRLGYGGGYYDRTLASLKVHAVGFAASWQEVETVPRDEFDIPMNVIVTERGILSAL
- a CDS encoding TIGR00282 family metallophosphoesterase; the protein is MRILFLGDIVGRSGRDVVMANVPQLKEKWALDGVIVNGENASHGFGLSTKIARDLFTAGVDVITLGNHAWDRRDLMREISQYPQIVRPLNYPPGTPGQGFHIFETGRGKRILVVNVMGRLFMNPLDDPFRAMDELLAKYRLMANVHAIIVDIHAETTSEKMAFGHHLDGRVSLVVGTHTHVPTADHRILSKGTAYQTDAGMCGDYDSVIGMMKAASLSRFTRGISTERLEPSSGEGSLCGVLVTLDDATGLGTGVFPVRLGGTLESSIPQI